CAATATAAGATTTGATTAACGAcaaagagaaggaaaaggaaaacaaagcaaCCGTTGAAAGAAGAATCGGCATTGGCATTGGCATTGAAATTGGGGGCTGCGGCAGGACCCAAATGTGCTTGGTTGGCCATGTGTCTTCCACCGGCCGAAATGTAGTTGGGACGGAGACTGGTTCCataggaggaggaggacccATATTCCGTAAACCAATCGTTGAGGTCCTCGTCGTCGTCATTGTCGAAGTTGAATCGCAAGGGGGTATGGTGGCCAAGCTGAAGCTGGTGGTGCTGAGTTTCGGTGGGGAGCTGGAAGCGGCAGAGAGGGCAAGAGCTGTGGGAAGAGAGCCATGGGAGAATGCAGTGGGGGTGGTACAGGTGGTTGCAAGGAAGCTGCTTGGCGTCGACGGAGTGGAGAAATTGCTCCTTGCAGACGGCGCAGAGGAGAAGAGGGTCACGATCGAGCATCGAGGAGGTGATCTTGAGGGTGGGGATGGAGTCGACAGAGGCCTTGGAGGCAGGGAGGGAGGAAGGGGGAACGGAGGAGGAAGAGGCGGTGGCAGAAGGGAGGAGGTCATCGTGGTTGATGGGGTGGGTGGAGAGGTGGTGGATGAGTCGATGTAGGAATGGGCTGTTGAGGAGGTAGTTATCGCTGTGGGGATGTGGCTGGTGTGGTGGCGGTTGGAGGATGAGGGAGTCGTGCTGAAGAGAATCAGAATCCATGAGCTCCAAGAGGTCGCTGAAGCAGTGAGGGCAGAGAAGAGtgtccctctccctctccctctccctctccctctcccggGAAAAAGAAGTGGGCAAAGGCAGGAGGCTCACGCTCATGTCGCACTCGTGGCACCAGAACGTCTGATGATGGTGATCATCCATAATCTGATTTCACcaatttttggtaattttttctGGCAATTTTTGGAAAATGCAGGGGAAGGaagaggagggaggaggaggCGGCCAGGGACGTCCCACTCACCACCAGGCAGCAGTGCTGGGGGGACTACTTCTTGGACTTTCTTTTGGACTTGGGCTTGCTGATATGAGGGCATTCTCGTCATTACGTTTTTCCTCCCACCTAACCCAAGTTCCCtcaggtaccgtttggtacgcagacgggatgggacgggacgggacggaacgggaagggacgggacgggacggaacaggatGGGATGGGACGTCACGGAACAGATGatgtaaatattaaaaaagataaggcgaaattttgtcataaaatgttataaatttgtgttccacggatgtggaatgggtcgttccagggggaagaggtggaacgaaaaattAGCCAAATTTCGTCCCATGGGACAACCCGTTTCACAGTTTTTAGGctcaccaaacgtgggacggaacggctcgtcccgttccgttccgttccgtcccacgtaccaaacggtacctcaAATCCATTGGGGATTTATCAGtctttactcttttttttttctttttttttttttttgaggaagattttCCGGTGTTTCTTAACACGAGCAAATGTGTCAAATATCAATCAtggatacttgaaaaaaaattatccccgaccaactccaatggtagcgttaaaactcaaaattttaagttttaatctcACTCGTCTacttagtattatggtctattagtattcattttcatttgtaagtaagagattttatatttgattctcgccaaaggcgtaGTTGAACCACTTTATTTTGGTAAGTCTGCTATCAGGCTTAGCTCACTCCCCCACTCCCTTAGTGTATATACTatcttttgtttaaaaaaaaaaaaaggttttaaaCTCATCTAAGCTTCTCCAATCATTGGACTAAAATATATTTTGGATCAaatttttttggggaaaatttgaCCTGGAAAATAAGTCAATGTTAGTTATTAAGACCCAGTTGATGACATCGTCGGCCACTTGCGGAAAAACCAacgactaattttttttatcgaaCGGCCCTCGTGGTTGTCCGTTGGTTCAACCGACGGTccaacttcaattttttttttaaatcaaaataataaatacatttaaTCTAACCGTTGAGATTGAATATGCACAAATTTTTAATAGCAAAAATTAAATTCAATggttaaaacaattaaaaaaataatttaaattaaaattcgcccgtgaagtctataaatacctatgttattgttcaaacatccacacaaaatcTGCTTTCGTCAAAcaattcttccttttttttctttctatgcaCCTAGGTGCATTTGTGTTTACGAATGGGTTATGTTGTGCGTTTTTCATGTTCTTTCATGTGGTGCATATGTACAAGAATAAGGTAGGGTTagtaattttcattatttatcaaaatttaaatatgtttaggttaaatgttcatcaaaataaattaggataatccacataaattttacttttCAAAAAAGTTACCAAAAAAATCAGGGTAAAATTATTCTTTAATCattttgggctaaaattttaatcCAACACATTTTAGGAGAAAAATTGTTTCTATGTTAATACCTAAATTTTTTGGgctaaaaatttaggttttaacctcgACCATTGGAGTTgtcttatataataacatatgacATATCGCCCGTGTTCccggcacattgaaaaatctctctgaaGATAGACACGTTTCATGTGACTTTGTTTGTATTACAAGTAAGTGCTCTTTGAGATTGTTTATGTAGCAAGCATATTTGTTAATAACTAAACTTTTTTCTAAAAGTGGTTTCATTAGAAACACGTTGGAGTTGAAGTGCCTTGGAAAAAAAGTATATGATATTTGTTTCTTCAAAAAAGTATATATATgatcaaaagcactttcaattttttatgtAACATGAAACCAAAAGAATTTATACTTATTCGAAAGTGTTTGTAATTTTTCAGAAACAATTACAAGCATGATAGATGATGTATAGGAAACCTaaggggtaaattacatagtaaccccttaggtttgaggtctattacaacctcatacaacaactttaaaacattttactttcatacatcaagtaccattttatttcaaaataacacatccgttagattttccatccactAGTCTGTTAAatactgacgtggctgccacatttgtgctgatgtggctgccacgtgaaaaaaaaaaatttatacattaaaaatattataatattaaccctatttaaaaaaaaaacccagaaaaacccaAACCCAATCCCCTTCCTTCTCCCTCCAGAGCCTCCCAACTTCATATCCTTCTTCTCCAGCCCACCCTTTCCTTACTCCCTCTCTTCTTATGGCCTCCGCCCACCCCTCACTCTCATCTCCGGCGTCTCCACCTCACTctcatctctcttcttctctaggAGCTACTCGACTCCCCCGCTTCCCTTGACCAGCTCCGCCTCTTCGACCTTTGCccacattttaatttgttttcagATGCAAACCAAACCCAGTAATCAAAACTACATAACCCAATAAACCAACAAAAATACATCAATAAGCCCaagtaagaaaagaaaacagatgagatttttcaattttgtgaGATAGAAGGTTGAGTGGGTCGTCTTGGTTTGTGGATCTTAATTTGGTATAAGCGAAAGAGAGATGAGATTTTTGTGCGGGAGAGGAGAAGTGTTGCAGCCGGCGACGTGGTGTGGTTAACAGGATTACACCGGAAGCGAGGAAGATGAGGGTTGGGCAGAGGTTGATGTCTGGGCAGCGAGGAAGATGAGGGACGGGATTACTCCGGCGTGGTGGTGGTTGATGGGTCGGTGTAAGACTGGGTTTGGGGAAGGAAGATGAAGATTGAAGAAGGGGCTCCTTCTCCTACAGCTgggttttttagggttttgggtagggtggggtgggggggaGGCCAAGAGAAGAAAGACAGTACGGAAAGGGTGGGCTGGAGAATGAGAAAGAAGGATATGAAGTTGGGTGGAGATGAAGACGATGACttttaatggtttttttttttttaataaggttaatattataatatttttaatgtataaaaaattattatttttccacatggcagccacatcagcacaaatgtggcagccacatcagcatttaacagactagtggatggaaaatctaacggatgtgttattttgaaataaaatggtacttgatgtatgaaagtgaaatgttttaaagttgttgtatggggttgtaatagacctcaaacctgaggggctactatgtaatttacccattttttatgTAACATGAAACCAAAAGAATTTATACTTATTCGAAAGTGTTTGTATTTTTTCAGAAACAATTACAAGCATGATAGATGATGTATAGGAAAGCTTATTCCAAAAGACTATGATACATGTGTAAGAAAGTGTTGAGAATGGATCTCACACTGATGCGAAAAGGGACATTGCATGTGTTTATAAGTAATTGAGTTACTTCCTATACTGCCAATTGTTGTAGGTGTAGAgactaaaataatcccaaaaattctagaaGCAACACATGGACTTTtactcaagaaagacaagattgccctcattaaATGGGTAGGCTTCTCAGATACTGCCCACAGCTTACCTGCCAttggcaaggaaaagtcaaaacattaaagataaggattaattacccaaatcttatctttaatacattcacAATTAAAGATTGACTTCATTCTAGTAAGTAATccctatttaaatcaattagggatactTACTTCATTATCTcaatatattatttcctatttaatgtcttgagaatatttctccataaatgacacaccccgaccgagatcaaggcatgctggccgtcacgtgagagtaacgtagccatgtgcacaatgtggaagcaataaagataagaaatatacgaataattaaaaaccaaattactagagtgcactactaaacagaaagtgataggagttagttacaacagtgaacactcctaatcagagcataaagtctaggtgcagtccagtaggacaagtactagttatacagtaccaggaatgtcctactattatttggataagtcagaactgccgacgtcctcaaACCACCAatagcaagcttacttaaaacctggaggggcgcaaaacagaaaacgtgagtgggcaaaaacaattgttttacaaaatcattttcttttatcaacatactaacccctcgctgtaaaacatgtaaaattttcccagaatcaagatataagcatatacataatttatatgtacatgaaatcatatcaattcaattcatgcttcacataatcatattcaaatgtatgccatgccaaaatataacaaagtaaacaatccaggtaagaatgatttcatagaaatatgatatgttagccggaacccctgtggtagtctatACGActaaattcatagctcaaaagtcaatctagccggagtcactacaatgacttatacgacaatatactgcatataagtcggaaccactaaaaagggtctgtacgacaagattgggtgaaatataattatgctcaattctattctctcataatagccaggcgataaatcgctagtcacctacgagtcggaaccataaataaggtctatAAGACAAGACTGctcacttaagttggatccaatatgagcatatagtaagggaggtgacgtaaataaataGGCTTGTACTTCACATCTCTGGCTacatcacaatcaccctaggtgcagttttatgagctcaacattattcagtcacatatcatatcatcgatgattcatataaccaaatataatttacctgaacttacatgtgcctccacaacaccacatttatatataagtAACCATGAAacgcatattcagaatataaaagcatttggcatattatttcaaaacatactttcaaaaaaaatgcatttctgggaaatatatcaagtatataagtatatactgaaaacaaaagcccactcactgatatgtcgacgggtcgtaacccccgagtcgcccttggatatgctcgtcctcgggataagtctcacctatatgcgaattaactataaaaaacgttattttaaagcacatagacaaaactagctaataatttctcatacattgctcaattttggtatttgaatataccaatgtgacctacacaacctcacgaacatcgtgatatttttagaaaactttTCTTGTGGctcacgcgccctcacgcgccggggagggcacggcctcacgcgcccacatgCGCATCATCTTCAACCTCCAGACGCAGGAACTCTGTCACCGGCGCCGAATTCTGGGCAGACCTGCAACTGCCTATTTCTCGCtcgtttttgcaccatttttcatgaaatttgaaccattggAAAGCTAACAACATGAAGAACACGAACATACTAATTTAAAGTTCTAAAAGTCAcggaatctcaccggagaattccaagaaaaccggctaAACTTCGTCCACACGATCCTGACGTCTAaatccttccaacgaagcactccgagcctcTTTAGAACCTTCTTAAGCTTCCTATGGTCTTGAAATTCcataaaaatcaacattttacgtgagcatgaatagtacctcaaatcggggtgtgacaatctccccaacttataaaatttcgtcctcgaaattacatacaacctatacatccactaataatcataaaacaagcgtGGATACATCTCCCTCATCCGATCATCTGTCttccaagtagcttcttccactgaatgatttctccataatactTTCACCAGGCGCACGGTCTTGTTCCTCAgttccttatccttccaatccaatagAGTCAC
This is a stretch of genomic DNA from Malus domestica chromosome 02, GDT2T_hap1. It encodes these proteins:
- the LOC103413575 gene encoding E3 ubiquitin-protein ligase MPSR1-like codes for the protein MDDHHHQTFWCHECDMSVSLLPLPTSFSRERERERERERDTLLCPHCFSDLLELMDSDSLQHDSLILQPPPHQPHPHSDNYLLNSPFLHRLIHHLSTHPINHDDLLPSATASSSSVPPSSLPASKASVDSIPTLKITSSMLDRDPLLLCAVCKEQFLHSVDAKQLPCNHLYHPHCILPWLSSHSSCPLCRFQLPTETQHHQLQLGHHTPLRFNFDNDDDEDLNDWFTEYGSSSSYGTSLRPNYISAGGRHMANQAHLGPAAAPNFNANANADSSFNGNL